From the genome of Desulfovibrio sp. JY:
GCAAAACTTTTCCGGTGGGAACAGCTCGTACGGATGCGGGTAGGCGTCCACCAACCCGAAGATGCATTCCGACGCGCCGATCAAATTGCGCACCCGGCGCAGGTACAGGTCCGCGTCGTCCTTTTTGACGGCATGCACCCGGGCCAGCCACTTGGCAAATTCCCCGGCCATGCGGACATCCTTGTCTTCCAGGCCTGTTTTCTGGATGCGTTGCAGATCCAGATAATAGTCGTATCCTTGGGCCTTCTCGCTGATGATGAAAAATTCCTTGGGCGCACTGACCGGCACAAGCCGGTCGTCCCGGTCGAAATAGCCGAGCCCGATGGGCCGCACGTGCTTTTCCATGCGCCCGCCGGCCTCGTACTGGAACATCAGGATGGCCGCCCGGTCCCAGTAGAACTGATGCCCGTACTTGTCGCCGCGCATGATGGACAGCACGCCGTGGCGCACCTCGCCGTCGACCTCGAAATCCAGGCACACCGGCTTGCCGTAGCCGAATTCCTTCATGCCCTGGCCGCCCGCGCCCATGGCGCACACGCCAAGGAGCCGCGCGCCGTCGCCGAACGCCTCGCGCAAATAGCGCTCCACAGCCTCGGGCCGCACCACGATGGGCGTCTTTTCCTCGGTCCCTTTGCGCATAGCTGGCTCCCCCCGCACCCCCCTCCCTCCCGAAAAATTTTCAAGGGGTATGCGTGAGACGGTAAGTCGGAACGAGGTGTGGGGGCAAGACGTTTCGGGGAAAAAGGGAGCGAGACGCAATGCGAAAGGCGTGGCGGTCGTTGACGGCCGCAACGAAAAAAAACGGGAGGGGGGTGAGAATCCTTTCCCCGCCGGGGCTTCCCTGGGAGCCCTGCCGGGCAGGCGCTCTCAGCCGCCGCCGACCGCCGGGAACACGCCGACCCGGTCGCCATCGACCAGGGGGCGGTCCAGGGGCGAGATGACGCCGTTGACGAAAACGATTTTGACGTCCTCCTCGGCAATGGAGAGCCGCGTGAGAACTTCCAGCACGGTTTCACCGGGCGCGACGGGAAAGGCGGCCGCGTCGGCCGGGGCGCGATCCGCCAGCGTGGCGTAGCATTTGATCTCGATGGGCATGGGGGATTCCTCGCTTTACGACGGTTGTGGGCCGTTGCCCCCCTTGCGGACAAGGCTCTCGGGATGTGCGCCGCAAGCGCGGCAATCCGGGTTGCGCCGGACAGGGCTCTTCATAAATTCCATGGCCTTTGCGTCAAAAATGAGCAGGTTGTCGCAAAGGAGCTCCCCAGTGCCGGTGAGATACTTCAACACTTCGGTCGCCTGGATGGTTCCCGTTATGCCGGGCACCGGTCCGAGGAGGCCTTTTTCGGCGCAGGTCGGCGCGCTTTTGGACACGTCGCCCATGACGCACCGGTAGCAGGCGCTTTTTCCGGGCAGTACGGTCATGGTCTGGCCGACGAACTGCAACACGCCGCCCATGGAAAAGGGGATGCCGGCCAGGATGCAGGCGTCGTTGATCAGAAATTTCGTCTGGAAGTTGTCCACGCCGTCCACGACGAAATCATAGGGCGCGATGATCTCCCCGATATTCGACGCATCGACCTGCGTCTCGTAGGTCCGCACGCAAATGTCGGGATTGAGTTTGTTGAGCTTTTCCTTGGCCGAAATAACCTTGGGTCTGCCGATATCCTCCGTGGTGTGGAGAATCTGGCGCTGCAGGTTGGAGCGGTCCACGACATCGCAGTCGACGATACCCAGCACGCCGACCCCGGCCGCGGCCAGGTAATAGGCAACGGGTGATCCCAGGCCGCCCGCGCCGATGACGAGCACCTTCCCCTGCATGATTTTGCGCTGCCCCTCGAGGCCGATCTCCGGCAGGACGATGTGGCGGCCGTAGCGCTCCAGAAACATGGCTTCGGATTCCATACGTCTCCCCGGCATCCAACGTGCCGACAGGGCCGGTTCCGGCGAAAGAAGCGGGCCGGAACAGCGGCCGTGCGAGAGCATTACAAGGCGATGCCTGTCGCGTCTCTTTTTTTGGGTAAATTCGGTTTCCACCAGGAGTGGAACCGTTGCGAGCCGGTTTTCTCCTGGGTGTGCAAGAGCCTGTCGATCGTATGGAGCACGTCCGACTCCGCGGTATCCTTGGCGAAGATATCCTTTAAACAGGGGCCGAGGGATTTGAATTGTTCGGCTTTCAAAGGGTAGAGATGCTCGTGCAGGACGATACTCGCCGTTTTACGATTGGTCTGTAGATAGTAGTCGTTCACAAACTCAAGGATTCTACATATTTTTATACGATTGTAATTGCAATAGCCAAGGATGAGGTCAAAATTGATATATTCGCAGACAGATACGATGTCCAGCCAGGAATGGACGCAAACAACCTGTATCCCCTTCTTCTGCAGGATAGCGATACTCCCCGATGATAATGGTTTTTCCTCATGTGTACTTAGAATGTACTTTTTCATAAATGCAAGAGAAGGCTGATTGGTCCATTTTGGTTTTTTATGAGGACGTTGCCTGCAGAGTCATCCCATTTTCTTGAAACCAAGCAAGACGCGATAAGGTCCGGGAACACCCGGAGGAGCCAAGGCGACTCTGTCGCCACCGCACACAACGGCCGAGGACGGTTGAAAGGCTTTTCCATTCACGAAGATGACCTCGACCATGTCTTCGGCAAGACCCAGCCGGGTGATCAATTCCAGGCCGGAGATCTCGTCGGTAACAGTCACGATCTTTGGATTTGTCCAGTTTTTATCGCGAAAATACTTGGATAGTCCCATGAAGGCACGGATTTCGACTGTAGATGACGCCGTCACGCCTTTCTCCTTGTTGGATGTTCTCGTGTCAGCTTTCCCTGTACGCTCTTTCAAGATCGTCGTGAACAAGATGTTTTTTGTGGTGTCAAGGTATGATTATTAAGTAGAAGCAATCTGTTGCCATCTGGAGAATATTTGTATCTCTGCTCTCTATATGCAATGGAGGTAAACAGCATCTCCGTTTACCTCCATTGCGAATCGTCCGTGTTCAGGGGCTCATGCGGACCCCGTGGTATGCCGTTTCCTTCACTGCGGCACGAGGTATTTTTCCCGTGCCGCAGTGTGTTGCGCTCCGTAGCTGGAAAGGCTTGCTAGAAGTCGAGCACCGAATCGATTTCCTCGTCCGTGAAGTCCCAGGTCACGTTGTGGGGCGCGCACTCTTCCTCGAAGAACTCGGGCAGCCGGTCCTGGGCGCTGGTGAGTCCGGCCCGCTTGTTGAAGTCACGCTCGGTGCGCAGGATGCTCTTGCCGAGTTCGACCACGTCGTCCGCCGTCAGGGACAGGCCGTAGCGCGCGTTGATCATGTCGATCAGCGCGTTGAACCCGTCGGCGATGTCCAGAATGGCGAAAGCGATGAACAGGCACATGCCGGTGCTGTCCACGGCGGCGGTGGCGATCTGCAGGTTGCGGGACAGCTCCACCTGGCCTTCCTTGCAGAGCGGATCCACGAAGCCGCCGACCTTGAGGATGTTGGTGGCGACGGCGTAACCGGCGGTATGGTCGGCGCCCATGGGGGTGGTGGCGTAGGTCAGGCCGACGCCCTTGACCGCGCGCGGGTCGTAGGCCGGGATGGCCTGGCGCTTGACCACGGGCACCCGGGAGAGGCCGTACATCTGGCCGACAGCCGCCGCGCCGCTGCCCATGATCCGGCCCATGGGCGTGCCTTTGCGGATTTCCTTGATGAGTTCGAGGGCGCCCTTGGCGTCGCCCCAGGGGAGGACGCCGCCTTCCATGGCCACGCCGACAGCCACGGTGACGTCGATGGAATCCACGCCGACGTCATCGCATTCGCGGTCGGCATAAGCGATCATGTCCAGGTTATCGATGCAGGCGTTGGCGCCGAGCGCCCAGACGGTCTCGTATTCGAAACCGCTGGTGAGGTACTTGCCTTCCTTGTCATGATAGTGCTGGGAGCAGCGGATGACGCAACCGGCATGGCAGCCGTGGGTGGTCTTGCCGCCGCGGGACTCGATCACTTCCGCCATGGTCTCGCCACCGATGTCGTTGGCCCACTCGTTGCGGCCGGTGCGGAAGTTCTTGGTGGGCAGGCCACCGGCTTCGTTGAGGATGTTGACCAGGATGTTGGTGCCGTACTTGGGCAGGCCCTGGCCGGTGACCGGGTGGGTGGTCAAGGCGGAGGTGAAACGCTTGGAGGCGCTCTTGAAGGCCTCGACATCGGCGATGGCGACCTTGCCCGCGCCGGTGTCGTCGATGACGATGGCCTTGATCTTCTTGGAGCCCATGACGGCGCCCAGGCCGCCGCGTCCGGCGCTACGGATGTTGCTCTGGGGGTCGGCGAAGGAGATGTTGGCCGCCGTCAGGCGCATTTCGCCGGCCGGTCCGATGATGGCCACACCGACCTTGGCCCCGTATTTTTCCTGCAGGACCTTGATGGCTTCGTAGTTGCCCATGTTGATCGTTTCGGCGGGGGCCTCTTCGATGGACACGCCATCCATCGTGATCTTGACGACAAAGAACTTGTCTTCCGCCGGGATTTCCTCGAAAACAATGGCCTTGATGTCCATCTTGGACATCTTCTGGCCAAAGGTGCCACCGGTGTTGCTCTCTTTGATGCCGCCGGTGAGCGGGCTTTTCGCGCCGCAGGAAAGCCGGCCGGAGTTGGCCGCGCTCGTGCCGGTCAGATAACCGGGGGCGAAGACGAGCTTGTTGTAATGGCCGAGCGGATGGCACGAGGCCTTGACTTCATTGGCCACGAACGTGGAGGTGAGACCGCGTCCAGCCAATCCGGCGTACTTTTCCGGGCATTCCTCGGTGGTGACCTTTTTGGACTTCATATCCACTCTGATAAACTTGGGCATATCCCCTCCGCTGGTTATGATGGACGTGCAACATTGTTCTCGCATCGACAATCAAGGAGATGAAATTTTTGTTGGAGGTATGTTGCAGTCCATCCGGTTTATTTTGGATACGAGGCAATCCCCACAGCCGTTTCGAGTCCCCAGCGCCTGGCGGAGAGGCCCTGCGCCGTTTTCATTCGGTTAAAATTAGCAAGTCTTGAGCCAAAAAAAATATCTATGATATCAATGTGTTGAAATTTTAACTTTGGATTGTTTTGAGAAAACCGGTGCTGATTGGCCAGCGGGGAGACGCTGACGGCGACAAAGTGGGGTTTTTTCTATGTTAAATTAAATATTACAACAAGTTCTGGATATGGCAAAAATGACCCAGGCAATCACTCGTCTTGGGTCAAAAGTAAACGCCAACTCACGACAATGTGCGAATCGTGACGAATACGGGGAGGACGCTCCCGCACGCTTCCGGTGTGGCGGGTGCCGAACGGGGCCGAGGTGTTTCTGCGCAGGCCGACGTCGTGGCCCTGACCGGCGCATTCTTCACCAACCATGCGTTCGACGGGCTTATCCGTCTGTGCCGACCCCGGGCCTTTGTGCTCATGCTGGGAGATTTCGTGCCGTTTACGCCGCTGCCCTTCGATCATGGGGGGGGGGGACGCCTTGTGCAAAGCCGTGGTCTTCGATCCGGAGAAAGTGCTTCGCTGTGTCAGCCAGGGAGGAAATTATCGATAAATTCAGGGGGGAAGCGGCTGACCATGTTCAAGCAACAGCCCTGAGGCCTGGAGATCGCAGCGCCACAGGGGAATTTTCTCCCGGTTTGGACATCTTGCGTGTCTTGGCGCATGCTGGGCAGCAAAAAAAGTCTGGAGGGTCTCATGAGCACATTCGTGATTCATCCCATCGTGTTGGGGACCAAGGAATTCGACAAGGGCATGATGACCTACCAGGTCGACTACGGGCAGCCCTACACCATTCCCATTTATGGCTGGTACCTGGAAGGGGGCGACAAGCGCATCCTGGTGGACACCGGGGAGATGCGGCCCGTGGTTTCCGCAGCCAGGGAGGCGGCCATCGGGGGACCGATCCATACCTTTGCCGAGGGATTGGCCCGCTTCGGCCTGACGCCCGGCGATATCGACGTGGTGGTGCACACCCATCTCCACAACGACCACTGCGAAAACGACAGCCTGTGCGAAAATGCCGTGTTCTACGTCCACGAAAAGGAATTGGCTCACGCCCGCAATCCGCATCCGCTCGATTACCGCTATAACGAGGAATACATCGAGGACGTGGCGGAAGCCGGGCAGATCGTGACCCTATCCGAGGATACGGAAATCGCACCCGGCCTGCGCATGGTCCATACCCCGGCCCATACGGAAGGCGGCATGTCCGTGTTCGTGGACACGCCGGCTGGCTCGGCCGTCATCACCGGCTTTTGCGTCATCCGGGAGAACCTTTTCCCGCCCAAATCGGTAACGGCCCGGGAAATGGAGGTCATCCCGCCCGGGACCTGCCTCAACAGCTACGACGCCTATGACATTGTGCGGCGGATTCGGGACGCGGCGGACATCGTCATCCCGCTTCATGAGCCGTCGTTTGCCACGGGCGCGCCCATCGGCCTGAAGTGATTGCCCCCGGGGCCTGACCAGGGAGGGGATGTATTATCCCCTCGCGGTGGACCGGCCTTCATCTTTCGGTTGGGCGAGGGGCCATGAAGCGGGGAGGGAAGGTGATTTTTCCGCTCCTGTCCATGTCTTCCCGAGAAGGGGGGACGAGTGTGGGACCAAAATGAGGTGGGATAAAAAACAAGGGGTCGGTCTTTCGACCAACCCCTTGAAATTTTGGTGCGCCCGGAAGGATTCGAACCTTCGACCTACGGATTCGTAGTCCGGCACTCTATCCAGCTGAGCTACGGGCGCACGCGAGAAAAAGACTTCTACGCGCCCACCCCGGACCCGTCAATACTTTTTTCCGGGCAAGGTGTTTTTCCTGGGAAATTTTTCCGCGCGCCCCATGCAAAAGGCCGCCCCGATAGCCTCGGGACGGCCTTTTCATGCGATCCGTGCCGAAGCGAAGACGCTATTCGCTGACCACTTCGGCCTTTTCGATGATCACCGGGACCACCGGCACGTTCTCGTGGAAGCCCTTGGTCATGGTCGGCACGGCCTTGATGGCGTCCACCACGTCCTGGCCTTTGACCACCTTGCCGAACACCGCATAGCCCCAGCCCTGCGGATTTTTGGCGGTGTGATCCAGAAAGCCGTTGTCGGCCACGTTGATGAAGAACTGGGCCGTGGCCGAATGCGGATCGGCCGTGCGGGCCATGGCCACGGTATAGGCCCTGTTCTTGAGCCCGTTGTCGGCCTCGTTCTGGATCGGAGCCTCGGTTGCACGCTCCTTCATGGACTTGTCCATGCCGCCGCCCTGGATCATGAAGCCGTTTATGACACGGTGAAAGACCGTGCCGTCATAATGTCCCGATTTGACGTACTTGAGAAAGTTCTCAACCGTGATCGGGGCTTTTTCCTTGTCCAGCTCGATGACGATGTCACCCTTGCTGGTTGTCAACTTGACCATGGGGTTACCTCCCTCGGCCCGGACGACGCCCACGCCGCCCAGGGTTGCGGCCAGAACGCAGCACAGCGCCACAAGCGCCCGCAGCCAAAACCTCCGGCCAATTGCCACCATAACGTCAACCTCCGGAAAAAAGTTGCATCGCCCTAAGGGAAATTCGCAATTTCGTCGAGTGAAAAATGGAATCGGAAGAGGCCGTTGCCATTTTGCCACAAACAGGTCACTGTCACGCCCACTTATAAATCCTCATCCCGGGACAGTGGCATGACCGAGCACAGGAAAGGACAAACCCGCGTCGTCGTCTATCCGGACTGGTGCAAAGGCTGCGGCATCTGTGCCGCATTTTGCCCGAAACAAGTACTCGCGCTCGGCCCTGATGGCAAGGCCAGGGTCGTCAACGAGGAAGCCTGCGTCAATTGCGGCTTTTGCGAGCCGCATTGCCCGGATTTCGCCATCATGGTGGTTCCCGCGAACGGCAACGGCCGTCAAAACGGCCACAAGGACGACCACACCGTCCAGCCCCCGGCGCAGGATGCCTGCCTGGGCCCCGAAGCGCCGGACGCGCCCGCCGCGACCGTAACCAAGACGGACGACAAGGAGGGCAGGCCGTGACGCAGCATCTTCGCAAAAAACGGCGCGAGGCCTTCGTGCTCGGCAACGAGGCCGTGGTCGAAGGGGCGCTGGCCGCCGGCTGCTCCTTTTACGCCGGCTATCCCATCACGCCGTCCACGGAAATCATGGAGACCATGGCCCGCCGGCTGCCGCTGGCGCCGGACGGCGTCTTTATCCAGATGGAGGACGAGATCGCCTCCATGGGAGCGATCATCGGCGCGTCGCTGGCCGGGCGCAAGGCCATGACCGCCACCTCCGGCCCCGGATTTTCGCTCATGCAGGAGCAGATCGGCTACGCCGCCATGACCGAGACGCCGCTGGTCATCGTCGACGTCATGCGCGGCGGCGCGAGCACGGGACTGCCCACCAGCCCCGGCCAGGGCGACGTGCAGCAGGCGCGCTGGGGCGCCCACGGCGATCACCCCATCATCGTGCTCTCGGCCACGGACGTGCCCCAGTGCGTGGAAATGACCGTGGCGGCCTTTAATTTCGCGGAGAAATACCGCACCCCGGTGGTGCTGCTTTTAGACGAAATCACCGCCCACACCCGCGAGAAGATCACGCTGCCGGAACCTGGCGATTTCGAGATCTTCTCCCGCCTGGTGCCGACCATGCCGCCGGAGTGGTACAAGCCCTATGAGGAGACCCTTCGCGGCGTGCCGCCCATGCCGCCGGTCGGCTCGGGCTACCGGTTCCACGTGACCGGGCTCACCCACGACCTGCTCGGGTTTCCGACCTCCCGGCCCGAGGAGGTGCGCGCCCTGGTCGAGCGGCAATTCCGCAAGATCGACCGTTTTTTTCAGGATGTGCAGCTTGTGGAACACGTGGACACGGAAGACGCCGAGGTGCTGGTCGTGGCCTACGGCTGCGTGGCCCGCTCGGCAAGGCTCGCCGTGAAGCAGGCCCGGGACGTGGGGGTCCGGGCCGGCCTGCTCGTGCTCAATACGCTTTTTCCCTTTCCAAGGGCCCATGTGGAAAAGCTCATGCGGACTTGCCGGCTGGTCGTGGTGCCGGAGCTCAACGTCGGCCAGATCTCCCGCGAGGTCAAACGGGTCAACGAGGGCTACACCGCCGTGCGCACGATAAACCGCATCGACGGCCAGATCATCACCCCGTCGCAGATATTCAAGGAGATCGCCTGAGGCCGGCCTTGGCTTTCAA
Proteins encoded in this window:
- a CDS encoding aminoglycoside phosphotransferase family protein, which gives rise to MRKGTEEKTPIVVRPEAVERYLREAFGDGARLLGVCAMGAGGQGMKEFGYGKPVCLDFEVDGEVRHGVLSIMRGDKYGHQFYWDRAAILMFQYEAGGRMEKHVRPIGLGYFDRDDRLVPVSAPKEFFIISEKAQGYDYYLDLQRIQKTGLEDKDVRMAGEFAKWLARVHAVKKDDADLYLRRVRNLIGASECIFGLVDAYPHPYELFPPEKFCALEKRVVDWRWKLRGYTHRLSEVHGDFHPWNVLIQEDGAKRDFAVLDRSRGQWGEPADDVATMSLNYVLFGLYKEPKLTGDFERLYMTFWETYLRESGDDDILAVIAPFFVFRGLVVASPQWYPGHPPEVRKGLLRFLVNVLEDDRFDCQDFNRYMR
- a CDS encoding MoaD/ThiS family protein, with translation MPIEIKCYATLADRAPADAAAFPVAPGETVLEVLTRLSIAEEDVKIVFVNGVISPLDRPLVDGDRVGVFPAVGGG
- a CDS encoding HesA/MoeB/ThiF family protein — translated: MESEAMFLERYGRHIVLPEIGLEGQRKIMQGKVLVIGAGGLGSPVAYYLAAAGVGVLGIVDCDVVDRSNLQRQILHTTEDIGRPKVISAKEKLNKLNPDICVRTYETQVDASNIGEIIAPYDFVVDGVDNFQTKFLINDACILAGIPFSMGGVLQFVGQTMTVLPGKSACYRCVMGDVSKSAPTCAEKGLLGPVPGITGTIQATEVLKYLTGTGELLCDNLLIFDAKAMEFMKSPVRRNPDCRACGAHPESLVRKGGNGPQPS
- a CDS encoding MoaD/ThiS family protein, producing the protein MGLSKYFRDKNWTNPKIVTVTDEISGLELITRLGLAEDMVEVIFVNGKAFQPSSAVVCGGDRVALAPPGVPGPYRVLLGFKKMG
- a CDS encoding aldehyde ferredoxin oxidoreductase; this translates as MPKFIRVDMKSKKVTTEECPEKYAGLAGRGLTSTFVANEVKASCHPLGHYNKLVFAPGYLTGTSAANSGRLSCGAKSPLTGGIKESNTGGTFGQKMSKMDIKAIVFEEIPAEDKFFVVKITMDGVSIEEAPAETINMGNYEAIKVLQEKYGAKVGVAIIGPAGEMRLTAANISFADPQSNIRSAGRGGLGAVMGSKKIKAIVIDDTGAGKVAIADVEAFKSASKRFTSALTTHPVTGQGLPKYGTNILVNILNEAGGLPTKNFRTGRNEWANDIGGETMAEVIESRGGKTTHGCHAGCVIRCSQHYHDKEGKYLTSGFEYETVWALGANACIDNLDMIAYADRECDDVGVDSIDVTVAVGVAMEGGVLPWGDAKGALELIKEIRKGTPMGRIMGSGAAAVGQMYGLSRVPVVKRQAIPAYDPRAVKGVGLTYATTPMGADHTAGYAVATNILKVGGFVDPLCKEGQVELSRNLQIATAAVDSTGMCLFIAFAILDIADGFNALIDMINARYGLSLTADDVVELGKSILRTERDFNKRAGLTSAQDRLPEFFEEECAPHNVTWDFTDEEIDSVLDF
- a CDS encoding N-acyl homoserine lactonase family protein; protein product: MSTFVIHPIVLGTKEFDKGMMTYQVDYGQPYTIPIYGWYLEGGDKRILVDTGEMRPVVSAAREAAIGGPIHTFAEGLARFGLTPGDIDVVVHTHLHNDHCENDSLCENAVFYVHEKELAHARNPHPLDYRYNEEYIEDVAEAGQIVTLSEDTEIAPGLRMVHTPAHTEGGMSVFVDTPAGSAVITGFCVIRENLFPPKSVTAREMEVIPPGTCLNSYDAYDIVRRIRDAADIVIPLHEPSFATGAPIGLK
- a CDS encoding peptidyl-prolyl cis-trans isomerase, giving the protein MVAIGRRFWLRALVALCCVLAATLGGVGVVRAEGGNPMVKLTTSKGDIVIELDKEKAPITVENFLKYVKSGHYDGTVFHRVINGFMIQGGGMDKSMKERATEAPIQNEADNGLKNRAYTVAMARTADPHSATAQFFINVADNGFLDHTAKNPQGWGYAVFGKVVKGQDVVDAIKAVPTMTKGFHENVPVVPVIIEKAEVVSE
- a CDS encoding 4Fe-4S binding protein; amino-acid sequence: MTEHRKGQTRVVVYPDWCKGCGICAAFCPKQVLALGPDGKARVVNEEACVNCGFCEPHCPDFAIMVVPANGNGRQNGHKDDHTVQPPAQDACLGPEAPDAPAATVTKTDDKEGRP
- a CDS encoding 2-oxoacid:acceptor oxidoreductase subunit alpha; this translates as MTQHLRKKRREAFVLGNEAVVEGALAAGCSFYAGYPITPSTEIMETMARRLPLAPDGVFIQMEDEIASMGAIIGASLAGRKAMTATSGPGFSLMQEQIGYAAMTETPLVIVDVMRGGASTGLPTSPGQGDVQQARWGAHGDHPIIVLSATDVPQCVEMTVAAFNFAEKYRTPVVLLLDEITAHTREKITLPEPGDFEIFSRLVPTMPPEWYKPYEETLRGVPPMPPVGSGYRFHVTGLTHDLLGFPTSRPEEVRALVERQFRKIDRFFQDVQLVEHVDTEDAEVLVVAYGCVARSARLAVKQARDVGVRAGLLVLNTLFPFPRAHVEKLMRTCRLVVVPELNVGQISREVKRVNEGYTAVRTINRIDGQIITPSQIFKEIA